In Phaeobacter piscinae, one genomic interval encodes:
- the ligA gene encoding NAD-dependent DNA ligase LigA produces MTQSGKNDLKDLTSDEARSRFLALQDELRAADLAYHQADDPEISDADYDAKKREYRALAEQFPELADGATALETVGAPVASGVGKITHAQRMMSLGNAFDDEDVRDFDMGLRKYLGLGASDPLAYTAEPKIDGLSLSLRYENGKLIHAATRGDGAVGENVTENARTIADIPQEIGAAPAVLEVRGEVYMSHEDFAALNDRHAAQGGKTFANPRNAAAGSLRQLNAEITRSRPLRFFAYSWGELSEPLAETQFEALARLREMGFQTNPLTKHCTTTHALIAQYRLIEAQRATLGYDIDGVVYKVDALALQARLGFRSTTPRWAIAHKFPAELAWTRLDGIDIQVGRTGALSPVARLQPVTVGGVVVSNATLHNEDYIAGLDSKGDEIRNGKDIRICDWVQVYRAGDVIPKIADLDLSKRPEDAVPFAFPAVCPECGSDAVREEGDAVRRCTGGLICPAQAVEKLKHFVSRKAFDIDGLGAKQIEAFYGDEVLAIKTPADIFTLQARDAKTLAKLKNRDGWGETSAANLFAAIEEKRRIELARLIFGLGIRHVGEVGARDLALHYGDWDAMAAAVDIARPAALAQRAADEAEDRERIAAAQEGRRARIKEARDRAIAALNVPSEARAAWDDLTGIDGIGATLGLSLSDAFANTEERAAFDALRGHLDIIPPEAPQNDSPVTGLTVVFTGTLEKMTRAEAKARAEGLGAKVAGSVSKKTDILVAGPGAGSKEQKARDLGVRILDEDGWLELIAGA; encoded by the coding sequence GTGACCCAGTCAGGCAAGAACGATCTTAAGGATTTGACCAGCGACGAGGCGCGCAGCCGATTTCTGGCGTTGCAGGACGAGCTGCGCGCGGCGGATCTTGCCTATCATCAGGCGGATGATCCAGAGATCAGCGACGCCGACTACGACGCCAAGAAACGTGAATATCGCGCACTTGCCGAGCAATTTCCGGAACTGGCAGACGGCGCAACCGCGCTGGAGACGGTTGGTGCGCCGGTGGCCTCCGGCGTTGGCAAGATCACCCATGCGCAGCGGATGATGTCACTGGGCAACGCCTTTGACGATGAGGATGTGCGGGATTTCGACATGGGGTTGCGCAAATACTTAGGCCTCGGCGCCTCGGATCCGCTTGCTTATACGGCGGAGCCGAAAATCGACGGGTTGTCGCTGTCGCTGCGCTATGAGAACGGCAAACTGATCCATGCCGCCACCCGCGGGGATGGCGCAGTGGGGGAAAATGTTACTGAAAATGCCCGCACAATTGCGGATATCCCGCAAGAGATCGGTGCCGCGCCGGCGGTGCTGGAGGTGCGCGGCGAAGTCTATATGAGCCACGAGGATTTCGCGGCACTGAACGATCGCCACGCTGCGCAGGGGGGCAAGACATTTGCCAATCCGCGCAATGCGGCGGCGGGATCGTTGCGCCAGCTGAATGCGGAGATCACCCGGTCGCGGCCCCTTCGGTTCTTTGCCTACAGCTGGGGGGAGCTGTCGGAACCTTTGGCAGAAACGCAGTTTGAGGCGCTCGCGCGGTTACGGGAGATGGGCTTTCAGACCAACCCGCTGACCAAACACTGCACCACAACGCACGCGCTGATCGCGCAATATCGCCTGATTGAGGCACAGCGCGCGACGCTGGGTTATGATATTGACGGTGTGGTCTACAAGGTGGATGCGCTGGCGTTGCAGGCGCGTCTCGGCTTTCGCTCAACCACGCCGCGATGGGCCATCGCGCATAAATTCCCGGCGGAACTGGCGTGGACGCGACTGGACGGCATCGACATTCAGGTGGGACGGACCGGCGCGCTTAGCCCGGTGGCCCGATTGCAGCCGGTCACCGTGGGTGGCGTTGTGGTCTCTAATGCGACCCTGCACAATGAGGACTATATCGCCGGGTTGGATTCGAAGGGCGACGAAATCCGTAACGGCAAGGATATCCGGATCTGCGATTGGGTGCAGGTCTATCGCGCGGGCGATGTGATCCCCAAGATTGCCGATTTAGACCTCTCCAAACGCCCCGAGGACGCGGTGCCTTTTGCCTTCCCTGCGGTGTGCCCTGAATGCGGAAGTGATGCGGTCCGCGAGGAGGGAGACGCGGTGCGCCGATGCACTGGTGGTCTGATCTGCCCGGCGCAAGCGGTTGAAAAGCTGAAGCATTTCGTCTCCCGCAAGGCGTTTGATATCGACGGACTGGGGGCGAAGCAGATCGAAGCCTTCTACGGTGACGAGGTGCTGGCGATCAAAACCCCTGCCGATATCTTTACCCTTCAGGCGCGGGATGCAAAGACGCTCGCCAAGTTGAAAAACCGCGATGGCTGGGGCGAGACCTCGGCTGCGAATCTCTTTGCCGCGATTGAGGAAAAGCGCAGGATTGAGCTGGCACGGCTGATCTTTGGCCTTGGGATCCGTCATGTGGGCGAGGTCGGCGCGCGCGATCTGGCACTGCATTATGGCGACTGGGACGCGATGGCTGCGGCGGTGGATATAGCGCGTCCAGCCGCCCTGGCGCAGCGGGCGGCGGATGAGGCGGAGGACCGTGAACGGATCGCGGCCGCGCAGGAGGGACGCCGCGCCCGGATCAAGGAAGCACGCGACCGCGCCATCGCCGCGCTGAACGTGCCGTCCGAGGCCCGCGCGGCATGGGACGACCTGACAGGAATTGACGGAATTGGCGCCACGCTTGGGCTGTCGCTGTCCGATGCCTTTGCCAATACGGAAGAACGGGCGGCTTTTGATGCGCTGCGCGGCCATCTGGACATCATTCCGCCAGAGGCGCCCCAGAATGACAGTCCCGTCACCGGGCTGACAGTGGTGTTCACCGGCACATTGGAGAAGATGACCCGCGCAGAGGCCAAGGCCCGCGCCGAAGGTCTGGGTGCCAAAGTGGCGGGCTCGGTATCAAAGAAAACCGATATTCTGGTCGCAGGCCCCGGTGCCGGGTCCAAGGAGCAGAAAGCCCGCGATTTGGGGGTGCGGATCCTGGATGAGGACGGCTGGCTGGAGCTGATTGCAGGCGCATGA